One genomic window of Gammaproteobacteria bacterium CG11_big_fil_rev_8_21_14_0_20_46_22 includes the following:
- the ftsE gene encoding cell division ATP-binding protein FtsE has product MIHFSRVTKRYASGQAALLNVGFDIARGEMVFLTGHSGAGKSTLLKLIALIEKPSAGQVVVDGLNFERIGPKSVPLLRRKIGLIFQDAHLLPERTLLENVSLPLVIAGYKASEVTKRAHAALDKVGLLSKAYQFPETLSVGEQQRAGIARAIVSKPPIILADEPTGNLDPDLSREMMTMFEQFNQLGATIIIATHDHAMVEAMGYRRLNLHEGQLA; this is encoded by the coding sequence ATGATTCATTTTAGCCGTGTCACCAAACGTTACGCGAGTGGTCAGGCTGCTCTCTTAAATGTTGGTTTTGACATTGCGCGGGGTGAAATGGTGTTTTTAACGGGTCACTCGGGCGCGGGCAAAAGCACCCTGCTCAAGCTTATCGCCTTGATTGAAAAACCTTCAGCCGGTCAAGTGGTGGTCGACGGTTTGAATTTTGAGCGTATTGGCCCTAAAAGTGTGCCGCTATTGCGCCGGAAGATTGGTTTAATTTTTCAAGATGCGCACTTATTGCCTGAGCGTACCTTGCTGGAGAATGTGTCTTTACCCCTGGTAATTGCAGGCTATAAGGCCAGTGAGGTCACTAAGCGAGCCCATGCGGCTTTGGATAAAGTGGGGCTTTTAAGCAAGGCGTATCAGTTTCCGGAAACTTTGTCAGTGGGTGAGCAGCAACGTGCGGGCATTGCGCGCGCGATCGTGAGCAAGCCGCCGATTATCTTAGCGGATGAGCCCACGGGCAATTTAGACCCGGACTTGTCGCGCGAGATGATGACAATGTTCGAGCAATTTAATCAGTTAGGCGCCACCATCATTATCGCCACGCATGATCATGCGATGGTCGAGGCCATGGGTTATCGGCGTTTAAATCTTCACGAGGGGCAATTAGCATGA